The Solibacillus sp. FSL W7-1464 genome contains a region encoding:
- a CDS encoding menaquinol-cytochrome c reductase cytochrome b/c subunit: MQRGKGMKFVGDSRVKASNRMPNVPKDYSEYPGKTEAFWPDFLLKEWMVGAVFLIGYLLLTVAHPSPLEGPADPTNASYIPLPDWYFLSMYQLLKYSYASGPYNVIGAMVIPGIAFGALALVPFLDRTPERRPFKRPLPTAFMLLAIAALIYTTWESVQATNWEAVHAQGEITDKHLGLLPDVEVDETSEGYEIYQAQASCIGCHGGDLAGVSGPMLLGNELTAEEVHDVIVNGRGGMPAGAFSGTEEELQVLAEFIAGLKEAE, encoded by the coding sequence ATGCAACGCGGAAAAGGTATGAAATTCGTAGGTGACTCACGTGTAAAAGCGAGTAACCGTATGCCGAATGTGCCAAAAGATTATTCCGAGTATCCGGGGAAAACAGAAGCTTTCTGGCCTGACTTCTTACTAAAAGAATGGATGGTTGGTGCAGTTTTCCTGATCGGTTACTTACTATTAACTGTCGCACATCCTTCACCACTTGAAGGTCCGGCAGATCCAACAAATGCATCGTATATACCGTTACCAGACTGGTACTTCCTATCAATGTACCAGCTATTAAAATACTCTTATGCATCTGGTCCATATAACGTCATTGGCGCAATGGTTATTCCGGGTATTGCATTTGGTGCATTAGCATTAGTGCCATTTTTAGATCGAACACCTGAACGTCGACCATTTAAACGACCATTACCGACAGCATTTATGTTGTTGGCAATAGCAGCACTTATTTATACAACATGGGAATCTGTTCAGGCGACTAACTGGGAAGCAGTTCATGCACAAGGTGAAATTACGGATAAACATCTAGGCTTACTTCCGGATGTTGAAGTAGATGAAACGTCTGAAGGTTATGAAATCTATCAGGCCCAGGCATCATGTATAGGATGTCATGGTGGAGACCTGGCAGGAGTATCCGGTCCTATGCTTCTTGGCAATGAGTTAACAGCCGAAGAGGTTCACGATGTAATTGTGAATGGGCGTGGCGGTATGCCTGCTGGAGCATTTTCAGGTACAGAGGAAGAACTTCAAGTATTAGCTGAATTCATCGCAGGATTAAAAGAAGCTGAATAA
- a CDS encoding DUF1405 domain-containing protein: MKAYMMQLWYVLNHRAFLTLLLIINLLGTVYGYYWYRGQLAITEPIYYIFVPDSPTASLFFCFAIIGWLIGRNFRLMEVLAFITLIKYGLWAVAMNLLTFAENGQLGADGWMLVASHFLMAVQAVLYLPNYRFKMWHVLVAAVWTLHNDIIDYLFGQMPFYRVIYQYPSEIGYFTFWLSMACIIFAFLESRKREYLQQD; encoded by the coding sequence ATGAAAGCATATATGATGCAATTATGGTACGTATTAAACCATCGTGCCTTTTTAACCTTACTGCTTATAATTAACTTGCTAGGCACAGTGTACGGCTATTACTGGTATCGAGGGCAGTTGGCAATAACCGAACCGATCTACTATATATTCGTACCGGATTCGCCCACTGCAAGCTTATTTTTCTGTTTTGCCATTATTGGCTGGCTGATCGGCAGGAATTTCAGATTAATGGAAGTACTTGCCTTTATCACGTTGATTAAATATGGATTATGGGCAGTTGCGATGAATCTGCTGACGTTTGCAGAGAATGGACAGTTGGGAGCGGACGGATGGATGCTCGTTGCTTCACATTTTTTAATGGCAGTACAGGCTGTTTTGTATTTACCGAATTACCGATTTAAAATGTGGCACGTGCTGGTTGCGGCTGTTTGGACATTGCATAACGATATAATCGACTATTTGTTTGGACAAATGCCATTTTACAGAGTCATTTACCAGTATCCAAGCGAGATTGGATACTTCACTTTTTGGCTTTCGATGGCATGTATAATCTTTGCTTTTCTTGAAAGTCGTAAGCGGGAATATTTGCAACAAGACTAG
- a CDS encoding zinc metallopeptidase, whose translation MYIIYFIIILLLPIYAQMKVKSTYKKFAKVSAEKGMTGAQVARYILDQHGLTDVRVVPTQGFLADHYNPATKTVALSEDNYHNSSIAGTAVAAHEVGHAMQHAEAYSFLTLRSKLVPVANISSNMSWIFVIIGMIGSIPSLLLLGIVLLAAGVVFQLITLPVEFDASKRAMNEVVSLGIINNSEERSASKVLNAAAMTYVAAAAVAVMELLRLVLIYTGMNSED comes from the coding sequence ATGTATATTATTTACTTTATCATCATTTTGCTGTTACCAATTTACGCACAAATGAAGGTGAAAAGTACGTACAAAAAGTTTGCTAAAGTTTCAGCTGAAAAAGGAATGACAGGTGCTCAAGTAGCACGTTATATTTTAGATCAACATGGTTTAACTGATGTTCGTGTAGTACCGACTCAAGGGTTTTTGGCTGACCACTATAATCCTGCAACTAAAACGGTTGCCTTGTCTGAGGACAACTACCACAATTCTTCAATCGCCGGTACAGCTGTAGCAGCGCACGAGGTTGGTCACGCGATGCAGCATGCGGAAGCTTATTCGTTTTTAACATTACGTTCGAAATTGGTGCCGGTTGCTAATATTTCATCGAATATGTCTTGGATTTTTGTAATTATTGGTATGATTGGTTCAATTCCATCATTATTATTACTAGGTATCGTGTTATTAGCGGCAGGTGTTGTGTTCCAATTAATTACATTGCCGGTAGAGTTCGATGCATCCAAACGTGCGATGAATGAAGTCGTATCTTTAGGTATTATCAATAATTCCGAGGAACGCTCTGCAAGCAAAGTTTTAAATGCGGCGGCAATGACATACGTTGCAGCAGCAGCTGTAGCAGTAATGGAGCTATTGCGTTTAGTCCTGATTTATACAGGCATGAATTCGGAAGATTAA
- a CDS encoding YitT family protein, producing MQGIKIQNIIGILIGSAIFSFGFVHFNMQNQLGEGGFSGITLILYFTLNWDPALMNLLLNIPMFILGWRLLGKKSFIYTIIGTLSVSVFLKIFQIYEVDMNLQDDLFLVSLFAGVFVGIGLGIVFRFGGTTGGVDILARLSNKYLGWSMGKTMFGFDFFVIILSWMTFLDARSMMYTLVAVYVGGRVIDLVQEGAYSAKGAFIISVKSDEIANLITNNMDRGVTVFDGHGHFTKEHRDVLYCVIGRNELVRLKNIVHGVDPHAFVSIMDVRDVTGEGFTLDDKKQPLH from the coding sequence ATGCAAGGAATAAAAATACAGAATATCATCGGAATTCTTATCGGTTCCGCGATATTCAGTTTCGGTTTTGTCCACTTCAATATGCAAAACCAGCTGGGTGAAGGTGGATTTAGTGGTATTACACTTATTTTATATTTTACACTAAATTGGGACCCAGCATTAATGAATTTACTATTAAATATTCCAATGTTTATTTTAGGCTGGCGTTTACTAGGAAAAAAATCATTTATCTATACGATCATCGGTACACTTAGCGTATCTGTATTCTTGAAAATCTTTCAAATTTACGAAGTCGATATGAACTTGCAGGATGATCTATTCCTTGTATCATTGTTTGCTGGGGTATTTGTCGGTATCGGCTTAGGGATCGTGTTCCGATTCGGCGGGACAACCGGCGGGGTCGATATTCTAGCTCGACTTTCGAATAAATATCTTGGTTGGAGTATGGGGAAAACGATGTTCGGCTTTGATTTTTTTGTCATTATTCTTTCCTGGATGACGTTTTTGGATGCCCGTTCGATGATGTATACATTAGTAGCCGTGTATGTAGGCGGCCGTGTCATTGATTTAGTGCAGGAAGGCGCCTATTCGGCAAAAGGTGCGTTTATTATTTCAGTAAAGTCCGATGAAATCGCAAACTTAATTACGAATAACATGGATCGTGGCGTAACCGTTTTTGACGGGCATGGACATTTTACGAAAGAGCATCGGGATGTTCTGTACTGTGTAATCGGCCGAAACGAACTCGTCCGCCTAAAAAATATCGTCCATGGCGTCGATCCGCATGCATTTGTTTCCATCATGGACGTCCGTGATGTAACTGGAGAGGGCTTCACACTGGATGATAAAAAACAGCCTCTTCATTAA
- the dapB gene encoding 4-hydroxy-tetrahydrodipicolinate reductase encodes MTIRVAIAGARGKMGTEAVHTIMKNDGMELVSALDYKEVGTSLGLLEEFPDHYEVPIYTNFVELVRETKPDVLLDLTNPLCVYERTKQALLHNIRPVVGTTGFTDEQLEELQQMATERQLGCIIAPNFAIGAILMMKFAKDAAKYFPDVEIIEMHHDQKLDAPSGTGIKTAQMISEVRKAKKQGHPEEKETHTGARGANIDGMHIHSVRLPGLVAHQQVLFGSTGELLTIRHDSLNRGSFMSGVTFSIEEVMRTNTLIYGLENII; translated from the coding sequence ATGACAATCAGAGTAGCAATTGCCGGTGCACGAGGCAAAATGGGAACAGAAGCAGTACATACAATTATGAAAAATGACGGAATGGAACTAGTATCGGCACTTGATTATAAAGAAGTCGGTACATCACTAGGCTTGCTCGAAGAATTTCCGGATCATTATGAAGTTCCGATTTACACGAATTTTGTCGAGCTAGTGCGTGAGACAAAACCGGATGTGCTTTTGGATCTAACAAATCCGCTTTGTGTTTATGAACGAACAAAACAGGCTTTACTACATAATATACGTCCAGTTGTAGGGACGACAGGTTTTACAGATGAACAACTTGAAGAACTGCAGCAAATGGCAACAGAAAGACAATTAGGTTGTATTATTGCGCCGAACTTCGCGATTGGTGCGATATTAATGATGAAGTTTGCCAAAGACGCCGCAAAATATTTCCCGGATGTGGAAATAATCGAAATGCACCATGATCAAAAGCTTGATGCGCCATCTGGTACAGGCATTAAAACAGCTCAAATGATCAGTGAAGTCCGTAAGGCGAAAAAGCAAGGACATCCGGAAGAAAAGGAAACACATACTGGTGCAAGAGGCGCAAACATTGACGGCATGCATATCCATTCAGTAAGACTTCCAGGTTTAGTTGCGCACCAGCAAGTTTTGTTTGGCAGTACTGGTGAATTGTTAACGATTCGCCATGATTCTTTAAATCGCGGAAGCTTTATGAGCGGTGTTACATTTAGTATTGAAGAAGTAATGAGAACCAATACATTAATCTACGGATTAGAGAACATCATTTAG
- the mgsA gene encoding methylglyoxal synthase: MKIALIAHDRKKDNLIQFAIAYRDILKEHDLYATGTTGTMIEAETGLPITKFRSGPLGGDQQIGAMIANNDMDMVFFFRDPLTAQPHEPDVMALVRLCDLYHIPLATNMGTAEIILKGLQEGFVDWRVLEERRK, from the coding sequence ATGAAAATCGCATTAATAGCACATGATCGAAAAAAGGATAATTTAATTCAGTTTGCGATTGCCTATCGCGATATTTTGAAAGAACACGATTTATATGCAACAGGCACGACGGGCACAATGATTGAAGCCGAAACAGGTTTACCGATTACAAAGTTTCGATCGGGTCCATTAGGGGGAGATCAGCAAATCGGTGCGATGATCGCTAATAACGATATGGATATGGTATTTTTCTTCCGCGATCCATTGACTGCACAGCCGCACGAACCGGATGTTATGGCACTAGTACGGTTATGTGACCTGTATCACATACCGCTTGCGACAAACATGGGGACAGCGGAAATTATATTAAAAGGGCTTCAGGAAGGTTTTGTTGACTGGCGCGTTTTAGAAGAGCGCAGAAAATAA
- the bshA gene encoding N-acetyl-alpha-D-glucosaminyl L-malate synthase BshA has translation MKKLKIGITCYPTVGGSGVIATELGKMLAERGHEIHFITSSVPFRLNKIYSNVFFHEVEVNNYSVFQYPPYDIALASKMADVVKEEKLDLLHVHYAIPHAVCAVLARHMSGENFGIVTTLHGTDISVLGEDSTLAQAIKYGIDCSDAVTTVSESLKQQTYALIDTKKPIETIFNFVDEDVFKPVDPGNLKEQFGILPHEKVVIHISNFRKIKNLPDIVDSFLKIRERMPAKLLLVGDGPEKHRVTDMVKDSPYTDDVLFLGKQENITELFAISDLKLLLSEKESFGLVLLEAMACGVPGIGTAIGGIPEVITHGVNGYLVPLGDTQAVADYAVELLQDEEKHQAFKEAALKSVREQFHETKMVEQYERIYERVAEKKNDSTTMASGKGSH, from the coding sequence ATGAAAAAATTAAAAATTGGTATTACATGTTACCCGACAGTTGGAGGTTCGGGAGTTATCGCAACGGAGTTAGGCAAAATGTTGGCAGAACGAGGACATGAAATTCACTTTATTACATCAAGTGTGCCATTTCGACTTAATAAAATTTATTCAAATGTGTTTTTCCACGAGGTGGAAGTGAATAATTATTCGGTATTTCAGTACCCACCATACGATATTGCATTAGCAAGTAAAATGGCTGATGTTGTGAAAGAGGAAAAACTGGATTTACTGCATGTCCATTATGCGATTCCTCATGCGGTTTGTGCAGTTTTAGCCCGTCATATGAGCGGTGAGAACTTCGGCATCGTCACAACACTTCACGGAACAGACATTTCTGTTTTGGGCGAAGATTCAACATTAGCGCAGGCAATCAAGTATGGAATTGATTGTTCCGATGCAGTGACGACAGTTTCGGAGTCGTTAAAACAGCAAACATATGCTCTAATCGATACGAAGAAACCGATTGAGACAATTTTTAACTTCGTCGATGAGGATGTGTTTAAGCCTGTAGACCCTGGAAATTTAAAAGAGCAATTTGGCATTTTACCGCATGAAAAAGTTGTTATCCATATTTCGAATTTCCGTAAAATAAAAAATCTGCCGGACATCGTCGATTCATTTTTGAAGATTCGTGAGCGTATGCCGGCCAAATTATTATTAGTCGGGGATGGACCTGAAAAACACCGTGTCACAGATATGGTAAAAGATTCACCGTATACAGATGATGTGTTGTTTTTAGGTAAGCAGGAAAATATTACAGAACTTTTTGCAATCAGTGATTTGAAACTGTTGCTTTCAGAAAAAGAATCATTCGGGCTTGTTTTACTGGAAGCTATGGCATGCGGAGTACCTGGTATCGGTACAGCGATTGGCGGGATTCCGGAAGTGATTACTCATGGTGTGAACGGCTATTTGGTTCCGCTTGGAGATACGCAGGCTGTAGCGGACTATGCGGTTGAACTGCTGCAGGATGAAGAAAAACATCAAGCTTTCAAAGAAGCTGCACTAAAATCTGTACGCGAACAGTTCCATGAAACGAAAATGGTTGAACAATATGAACGTATCTATGAAAGAGTGGCTGAAAAAAAGAATGATTCCACAACAATGGCAAGCGGCAAAGGAAGTCATTAA
- a CDS encoding CCA tRNA nucleotidyltransferase gives MNVSMKEWLKKRMIPQQWQAAKEVIKKIEQAGFEAFIVGGAVRDYYLKKENNDVDIATSALPEEIQTIFSKTIDVGIAHGTVIVLDCGEPIEVTTYRTESTYSDHRRPDSVEFVRNLQEDLKRRDFTMNAMALSQAGEYIDYYNGRQHIDSKVICAVGEPAQRFEEDALRMLRAVRFAAQLHFSIEENTFEAIRKKASSIEYVSIERIQVELSKIFTSSHASFGIEYMEKTTLGDYLYGDFAASKWARYCSEDRQVGWAYFCLVNGSDVTLLTKYRCSNKDKHFVKTVLDAYESLQNGISLGDLMHFDSMTLKTACQFTIWQNRKLELSYEELAARKDALPIQHVHELAITGKDLLEWSSKKRGSWIKQTLDAAVEAVLNGKVYNDKQQLKEWFYAFHDEG, from the coding sequence ATGAACGTATCTATGAAAGAGTGGCTGAAAAAAAGAATGATTCCACAACAATGGCAAGCGGCAAAGGAAGTCATTAAAAAGATTGAACAAGCCGGCTTTGAAGCATTTATTGTAGGAGGAGCGGTACGGGATTATTATTTAAAAAAGGAAAATAATGATGTCGATATCGCAACAAGTGCATTGCCTGAAGAGATCCAAACGATTTTTTCCAAAACAATCGATGTAGGAATCGCTCATGGTACGGTCATTGTATTGGACTGCGGGGAACCGATTGAAGTGACAACTTACCGGACCGAGTCGACTTACAGTGACCACCGCCGTCCGGATTCTGTCGAGTTCGTGCGAAATTTACAAGAGGATCTAAAACGCCGTGATTTTACCATGAATGCGATGGCCCTTAGTCAAGCGGGAGAATACATCGATTATTACAATGGCCGCCAACATATCGACAGCAAAGTTATTTGTGCGGTAGGAGAGCCGGCTCAACGTTTTGAAGAAGATGCTCTCCGAATGTTGCGTGCTGTACGGTTTGCTGCACAGCTTCACTTCTCGATCGAGGAAAATACATTCGAAGCAATCCGAAAAAAAGCATCTTCAATTGAATATGTTTCAATCGAGCGCATTCAAGTGGAGCTTTCAAAGATCTTTACTTCTTCTCATGCATCATTCGGCATTGAATACATGGAAAAAACGACATTGGGCGATTATTTGTATGGCGATTTTGCAGCTTCTAAATGGGCACGATATTGTTCGGAAGACCGCCAAGTCGGCTGGGCATATTTCTGTTTAGTAAACGGCAGCGATGTGACGCTCCTTACGAAGTACCGCTGTTCAAATAAGGATAAGCACTTCGTAAAAACGGTGTTGGATGCTTATGAAAGTCTACAGAATGGGATAAGCCTTGGTGATCTAATGCACTTTGACTCAATGACTCTCAAAACAGCCTGCCAGTTCACTATCTGGCAAAATCGCAAACTTGAATTGAGCTACGAAGAGTTGGCGGCACGAAAAGATGCATTGCCAATTCAGCATGTGCATGAGCTCGCAATTACAGGGAAAGACTTGCTGGAATGGTCTTCGAAAAAGCGCGGAAGCTGGATTAAACAGACGCTTGATGCAGCAGTTGAAGCGGTCTTAAACGGGAAAGTATACAATGATAAACAACAATTAAAGGAATGGTTTTATGCATTTCACGATGAAGGATGA
- a CDS encoding biotin--[acetyl-CoA-carboxylase] ligase produces MHFTMKDEILKRFLTANGEPISGQVLADELNVSRTAIWKHMQTLKQEGYEFETVKKRGYKLLSVPDKVDMGQLQQFLTTERYGRQVHYYETVESTQLVAHELVRAGAPDGTVVIAEHQTAGRGRMMREWESTEGQGIWMTVIIRPDIAPHQAPQFTLVTAVSIVEAMKSCFKNFTPEIKWPNDILVNGKKTTGILTEMVAEADRIQALLIGIGINVNQQESDFPESLQSIATSIAIEEGEPVERVHFVANVLEALEKYGDEYVKNGFSQIKQLWEKSSGTIGKQVKATTLREVVEGEAVSITESGVLEIRQANGEIKGIYSADIELLS; encoded by the coding sequence ATGCATTTCACGATGAAGGATGAAATTTTGAAACGGTTTTTGACTGCAAATGGAGAACCGATTTCCGGTCAAGTGCTCGCGGATGAGCTAAATGTTTCTAGAACAGCAATATGGAAACATATGCAAACATTGAAGCAGGAGGGCTATGAGTTTGAAACAGTTAAAAAGCGCGGCTATAAACTGCTATCTGTACCGGACAAAGTGGATATGGGTCAATTGCAGCAATTTTTAACGACGGAACGCTATGGCCGTCAAGTTCACTATTATGAAACGGTCGAGTCGACACAGCTTGTTGCGCATGAACTTGTCCGAGCTGGTGCGCCGGATGGCACGGTTGTCATTGCGGAGCATCAAACTGCAGGGCGAGGGCGTATGATGCGGGAGTGGGAATCAACGGAAGGGCAAGGAATTTGGATGACCGTCATCATTCGCCCCGATATTGCCCCGCACCAGGCCCCTCAATTTACTTTGGTTACTGCTGTGTCCATTGTTGAAGCGATGAAGTCATGTTTTAAAAATTTCACACCTGAAATCAAATGGCCGAATGATATTTTGGTCAATGGTAAAAAGACAACGGGAATCTTGACTGAAATGGTAGCTGAGGCTGATCGAATCCAGGCATTGCTAATTGGAATCGGCATCAATGTCAATCAGCAGGAGAGTGATTTTCCAGAATCGCTGCAGTCGATTGCAACTTCAATTGCGATTGAAGAAGGAGAGCCCGTTGAACGTGTGCATTTCGTCGCGAATGTGCTTGAAGCCTTGGAGAAATACGGTGACGAATACGTTAAAAATGGCTTTAGTCAAATAAAACAGCTATGGGAAAAGTCTTCGGGGACGATCGGAAAACAAGTTAAAGCAACAACACTGCGTGAAGTTGTTGAAGGGGAAGCTGTCAGTATTACTGAGAGCGGTGTCCTGGAAATCCGTCAGGCAAACGGGGAAATTAAAGGCATTTACTCTGCTGACATTGAACTTTTATCATAA
- the panB gene encoding 3-methyl-2-oxobutanoate hydroxymethyltransferase: MKTTAQFLKMKEQGEKIVMITAYDYPAAKFSEAAGVDMILVGDSLGMVVLGYESTMRVTVEDMIHHSKAVRRGAPDTFIVVDMPFGSYHGDVNETLKTAVKMMQETNANAVKVEGADDIIPVIKKLTDAGIPVVAHLGLLPQSAGVLGGYKVQGKTAEQAEKLIKDAFLVEQAGACAVVLECIPHQLTEVVSHNLTIPTIGIGAGVKADGQVLVFHDLLQYGKHHIPKFVEAFAQVGDEVEQGITKYTNAVKSGAFPTLQQSFTMKETELIELYGGVK; the protein is encoded by the coding sequence ATGAAAACAACAGCACAGTTTTTAAAAATGAAAGAGCAAGGCGAGAAAATTGTCATGATTACAGCTTATGATTATCCGGCAGCGAAATTTTCCGAAGCGGCGGGTGTTGATATGATTCTTGTCGGGGATTCCCTCGGGATGGTCGTATTGGGTTATGAGTCAACAATGCGTGTAACGGTAGAAGATATGATCCACCATAGTAAAGCGGTTCGCCGCGGTGCACCGGATACGTTTATCGTCGTCGATATGCCATTTGGCTCTTATCACGGAGATGTTAACGAAACATTGAAAACCGCTGTAAAAATGATGCAGGAAACAAATGCAAATGCCGTAAAAGTTGAAGGTGCAGATGATATTATACCTGTAATTAAGAAGCTGACCGATGCAGGTATCCCGGTTGTGGCCCATTTAGGATTGCTGCCACAATCGGCAGGAGTACTTGGCGGCTATAAAGTGCAAGGGAAAACTGCAGAGCAGGCGGAAAAATTAATAAAGGATGCTTTCCTTGTTGAACAGGCTGGTGCATGTGCGGTCGTACTGGAATGTATTCCGCATCAGTTGACGGAGGTTGTTTCGCATAATTTAACCATACCGACGATTGGCATCGGTGCAGGTGTAAAAGCAGATGGTCAAGTACTTGTATTTCATGATCTATTGCAATACGGTAAACATCACATCCCGAAATTTGTTGAAGCATTTGCTCAAGTGGGCGATGAGGTGGAGCAGGGGATTACGAAATATACAAATGCAGTAAAATCAGGTGCTTTCCCGACATTACAACAAAGTTTCACAATGAAAGAAACAGAGCTGATCGAGCTTTACGGAGGCGTAAAATAA
- the panC gene encoding pantoate--beta-alanine ligase, giving the protein MNVLTTIAELREVVQMAKYNRQSIGLVPTMGYLHEGHLTLASNARSENDLIIMSIFVNPTQFGPNEDYESYPRDLPRDTELAKSVGVDYIFAPSVEEMYPHNGGISIRAGRQAHILCGASRPGHFDGVLQVVAKLFNLVQPDRAYFGQKDAQQVAIIQTMVRDYNFPVTIRVVPVVREEDGLAKSSRNVYLSAVERSQAPAIQQGLQLAKRELMESGSVESAISLAKKVIHHNTDGHVDYLMILSYPDLQEVDDQTEQIVVAAAVYIGKTRLIDNLIFSLKGEIIHV; this is encoded by the coding sequence ATGAACGTATTAACAACAATAGCCGAGTTGCGTGAAGTTGTCCAAATGGCGAAGTACAATCGGCAATCAATCGGTCTAGTCCCGACAATGGGCTATTTACATGAAGGACATTTAACATTGGCGTCAAATGCACGCAGCGAAAATGATCTTATCATCATGAGTATATTTGTTAATCCAACCCAATTTGGACCAAATGAAGATTACGAATCGTACCCGAGGGATTTGCCACGCGATACAGAACTTGCAAAATCTGTTGGGGTTGATTATATTTTTGCACCATCTGTAGAGGAAATGTATCCGCATAATGGAGGGATTTCCATTCGTGCAGGACGGCAGGCGCATATTTTATGCGGAGCGAGCCGACCTGGCCATTTTGACGGGGTTTTGCAAGTCGTAGCGAAGCTCTTTAATTTAGTGCAGCCGGACCGTGCTTATTTCGGACAAAAGGATGCCCAGCAAGTGGCGATCATTCAAACAATGGTACGCGACTACAATTTCCCGGTGACGATCCGTGTCGTGCCGGTTGTACGCGAAGAGGATGGATTAGCCAAATCAAGCCGCAACGTATATTTGTCTGCTGTAGAACGTTCTCAGGCACCTGCAATTCAGCAGGGGCTCCAACTGGCGAAAAGAGAACTGATGGAATCAGGAAGTGTGGAATCGGCCATTTCACTGGCAAAAAAAGTAATACATCACAACACAGATGGACATGTGGATTATTTGATGATCCTATCCTACCCGGATTTACAGGAAGTCGATGATCAGACGGAGCAAATTGTTGTTGCAGCTGCCGTTTATATTGGTAAAACACGTTTAATCGATAACTTAATCTTTTCGTTAAAAGGGGAAATAATCCATGTTTAG
- the panD gene encoding aspartate 1-decarboxylase encodes MFRMMMNSKIHRAQVTQADLNYVGSITIDKNILDAVGMLPNEKVHIVNNNNGARFETYIIAGERGSGVICVNGAAARLVQKGDIVIIISYVYVDNNEVAEHHPTVAIMGESNTIKEIIAYEPEATIM; translated from the coding sequence ATGTTTAGAATGATGATGAACAGTAAAATCCACCGTGCCCAAGTGACACAGGCAGATTTGAATTATGTAGGCTCCATTACAATTGATAAAAATATTTTGGATGCGGTCGGGATGCTGCCAAATGAGAAGGTCCATATTGTCAATAACAACAACGGTGCGCGCTTTGAGACGTATATTATTGCCGGCGAACGCGGTTCAGGGGTTATTTGCGTAAATGGAGCAGCGGCACGTCTTGTTCAAAAAGGTGATATAGTCATCATAATTTCCTACGTGTATGTGGATAATAATGAAGTCGCCGAACATCATCCGACTGTTGCCATTATGGGGGAAAGCAATACAATTAAAGAAATAATCGCATACGAACCGGAAGCTACGATAATGTAA
- a CDS encoding 3D domain-containing protein, which translates to MFHKKLLFSFAFFMVTTLFFVSAAIAATHTVKKGEELDEIADRYNISLNTLLELNGVEDKKEVYEGFVLILPDQIKDKKVVEEKKAVEENKKETIDDYEVVKTLTVEASAFTANCKGCSGKTATGINLKKNPDIKLIAVDPKVIPLGTKVWVEGYGIAVAGDTGGSIKGKRIDVFMKSKKTALNWGRKKVEIKVLK; encoded by the coding sequence ATGTTTCATAAAAAACTATTATTTAGCTTTGCCTTCTTTATGGTCACTACCTTATTCTTCGTGAGCGCTGCAATCGCAGCAACGCATACAGTGAAGAAAGGTGAAGAATTGGATGAAATTGCAGATCGTTATAATATCTCGTTAAATACGTTACTTGAATTAAATGGTGTAGAAGACAAAAAGGAAGTTTATGAAGGGTTTGTACTGATATTACCGGATCAAATTAAAGATAAAAAAGTAGTGGAAGAAAAAAAAGCGGTAGAAGAAAATAAAAAGGAAACAATCGATGATTACGAAGTTGTTAAAACATTGACTGTTGAAGCAAGTGCATTTACAGCAAATTGCAAAGGGTGTTCCGGTAAAACGGCTACAGGGATTAATTTAAAGAAAAATCCGGATATTAAACTAATTGCCGTTGACCCGAAGGTGATTCCATTAGGCACGAAAGTATGGGTGGAAGGATACGGGATAGCGGTTGCCGGAGATACGGGCGGGTCGATCAAAGGAAAACGAATCGATGTATTTATGAAATCGAAAAAAACGGCTCTAAATTGGGGACGTAAAAAAGTAGAAATTAAAGTATTGAAATAA